One genomic region from Streptomyces sp. NBC_01431 encodes:
- a CDS encoding Rieske (2Fe-2S) protein: MSIESLPSGPASVPARRTVIAAVGATGLAAALTACGGGSDKAAGSDSAKPAGGAAGGTVLGKTSDIPQGGGKIFADQGVVVTQPTAGQFKAFSSKCTHQGCAVSSVSGGTINCPCHGSKFDVVDGSVKGGPAPSPLPAAAISVEGGSIKLA, translated from the coding sequence ATGAGCATCGAATCGCTCCCGTCCGGCCCGGCGTCGGTTCCGGCGCGCCGCACCGTCATCGCGGCGGTCGGCGCGACCGGGCTCGCCGCCGCGCTCACCGCGTGCGGCGGCGGCTCCGACAAGGCGGCCGGTTCCGATTCCGCCAAGCCCGCCGGGGGCGCCGCCGGCGGGACCGTGCTCGGCAAGACTTCCGACATTCCGCAGGGCGGCGGGAAGATCTTCGCGGACCAGGGGGTGGTGGTCACCCAGCCGACGGCCGGGCAGTTCAAGGCGTTCTCCTCGAAGTGCACGCATCAGGGATGTGCGGTGTCGTCGGTGTCCGGCGGCACCATCAACTGCCCTTGCCACGGCAGCAAGTTCGACGTTGTGGACGGCAGCGTCAAGGGTGGGCCCGCGCCCTCCCCGCTGCCCGCCGCCGCGATCTCCGTCGAAGGGGGCTCGATCAAGCTCGCGTGA
- a CDS encoding HipA family kinase → MLTEVTATRYVTPLREGGSLPGIVEADDLGTYVMKFTGAGQGRKTLVAEVICGELGRRLGLRVPELVTIQLDPVIGLSEPDQEVQELLKASGGLNLGMDYLPGSLGFDPLAYQVDAAEAGKVVWFDALINNVDRSWRNPNMLVWHEDLWLIDHGATMIWHHNWPGAQASAAKPYNASDHALAPFAPEIAAAAAELAPLVTEELLTEVAALVPDEWLVDEPGFDTTDALRRAYVEPLLARAGTIHERITLDAPATVKPSQAPGWLTDHVKPWPHPTKQSKKDDDR, encoded by the coding sequence ATGCTCACTGAAGTCACCGCGACCCGCTATGTCACGCCGTTGCGTGAGGGAGGCTCGCTTCCGGGCATCGTCGAGGCCGACGATCTCGGAACGTACGTCATGAAGTTCACCGGCGCCGGGCAGGGCCGCAAGACGCTCGTCGCGGAGGTCATCTGCGGGGAGCTCGGCCGTCGGCTCGGGCTGCGCGTCCCGGAACTGGTCACCATCCAGCTCGACCCGGTGATCGGCCTCTCCGAGCCGGACCAGGAGGTGCAGGAACTCCTGAAGGCGAGCGGCGGCCTCAACCTCGGGATGGACTACCTGCCCGGCTCGCTCGGCTTCGACCCGCTCGCCTACCAGGTGGACGCGGCCGAGGCCGGCAAGGTCGTCTGGTTCGACGCGCTGATCAACAACGTCGACCGGTCGTGGCGCAACCCCAACATGCTGGTCTGGCACGAGGACCTGTGGCTCATCGACCACGGCGCCACCATGATCTGGCACCACAACTGGCCCGGCGCCCAGGCCTCCGCGGCCAAGCCGTACAACGCATCCGACCATGCGCTGGCGCCGTTCGCTCCCGAGATCGCCGCCGCGGCCGCCGAGCTCGCGCCGCTGGTGACCGAGGAACTCCTGACCGAGGTCGCGGCCCTGGTCCCCGACGAGTGGCTGGTCGACGAGCCCGGTTTCGACACGACCGACGCGCTGCGCCGCGCGTACGTCGAGCCGCTGCTCGCTCGTGCTGGGACGATTCACGAGCGCATCACGCTGGACGCGCCGGCCACCGTCAAGCCCTCGCAGGCCCCCGGCTGGCTGACCGACCACGTCAAGCCCTGGCCGCACCCCACCAAGCAGAGCAAGAAGGACGACGACCGTTGA
- a CDS encoding DUF3037 domain-containing protein gives MSKRDVFEYALLRVVPRVERGECFNAGVLVYCRARSYVAARTYLDEAKLKALDPRADVVGVRAALRAVEGVCGGGEGAGQAAGDDAGRRFRWLIAPRSTVVQPGPVHTGLTHDPAAETERLLDLLVR, from the coding sequence TTGAGCAAGCGCGATGTGTTCGAGTACGCGCTGCTGCGCGTGGTGCCGCGGGTCGAGCGCGGTGAGTGTTTCAACGCGGGCGTGCTGGTGTATTGCCGCGCCCGGTCCTACGTCGCCGCGCGGACATATCTGGACGAGGCGAAGCTGAAGGCGCTTGACCCGCGGGCGGACGTGGTGGGCGTACGGGCCGCCCTGCGCGCCGTCGAAGGCGTCTGTGGCGGCGGCGAGGGGGCCGGGCAGGCGGCGGGCGACGACGCGGGCCGCCGTTTCCGCTGGCTGATCGCGCCGCGCTCCACCGTCGTCCAGCCGGGGCCGGTGCACACCGGTCTGACCCATGACCCGGCGGCCGAGACCGAGCGCCTTCTCGACCTGCTGGTGCGCTGA
- the fabG gene encoding 3-oxoacyl-ACP reductase FabG, translated as MSTTEQRVAIVTGAARGIGAATAVRLAAEGRAVAVLDLDEAACKDTVDTITAAGGRAIAVGCDVSDSAQVEAAVQRVAAELGAPTILVNNAGVLRDNLLFKMSELDWDTVMNVHLKGAFLMAKACQKHMVDAQWGRIVSLSSSSALGNRGQANYSAVKAGLQGFTKTLAKELGKFGVTANAVAPGFIVTEMTAQTAARVGMGFEEFQAAAATQIPVQRVGHPEDIANAIAFFTGDAAGFVSGQVMYVAGGPLN; from the coding sequence ATGTCCACCACCGAGCAGCGCGTCGCCATCGTGACCGGGGCGGCGCGGGGCATTGGCGCCGCGACCGCCGTCCGGCTTGCGGCCGAGGGCCGGGCCGTCGCCGTACTCGACCTCGACGAGGCGGCCTGCAAGGACACCGTCGACACGATCACCGCGGCGGGCGGGCGAGCCATCGCCGTCGGCTGCGACGTCTCCGACAGCGCCCAGGTGGAGGCGGCCGTCCAGCGCGTCGCCGCGGAACTCGGCGCCCCCACCATCCTCGTCAACAACGCCGGCGTCCTGCGCGACAACCTGCTCTTCAAGATGAGCGAGCTGGACTGGGACACCGTGATGAACGTGCACCTCAAGGGTGCGTTCCTGATGGCCAAGGCCTGTCAGAAGCACATGGTGGACGCCCAGTGGGGCCGGATCGTCTCGCTCTCCTCGTCCTCCGCGCTCGGCAACCGCGGCCAGGCCAACTACTCCGCCGTCAAGGCGGGCCTCCAGGGCTTCACCAAGACCCTCGCCAAGGAACTCGGCAAGTTCGGCGTCACGGCCAATGCGGTGGCCCCCGGCTTCATCGTCACCGAGATGACCGCGCAGACCGCCGCCCGCGTCGGCATGGGCTTCGAGGAGTTCCAGGCCGCGGCCGCCACCCAGATCCCGGTCCAGCGCGTCGGCCACCCCGAGGACATCGCCAACGCCATCGCCTTCTTCACGGGCGACGCCGCCGGATTCGTCTCGGGCCAGGTCATGTACGTGGCCGGCGGCCCGCTCAACTAA
- a CDS encoding SDR family oxidoreductase, which produces MTELPELSGKVALVTGASRGIGYGIAEALVARGDRVCITGRGEDALKEAVERLGSDRVIAVPGKAADEAHQATAVERTMEAFGRVDFLVNNAGTNPVFGPIAELDLNVARKVFETNVISALGFAQQTWKAWQRDNGGAIVNIASIAGVSASPFIGAYGMSKAAMVNLTLQLAHEFAPVVRVNAIAPAVIKTKFAQALYEGREAEAAAAYPMGRLGVPSDIGGAAAFLTSEQSEWVTGQTLVVDGGLFLNVGVH; this is translated from the coding sequence ATGACTGAACTTCCTGAACTCTCGGGCAAGGTGGCCCTGGTCACCGGCGCCAGCCGCGGCATCGGCTACGGCATCGCCGAGGCGCTCGTCGCCCGCGGTGATCGCGTGTGCATCACCGGCCGCGGTGAGGACGCCCTCAAGGAGGCCGTCGAGCGGCTCGGCTCCGACCGGGTCATCGCGGTCCCGGGCAAGGCGGCCGACGAGGCCCACCAGGCCACCGCCGTCGAGCGCACCATGGAGGCCTTCGGCCGCGTCGACTTCCTGGTCAACAATGCAGGTACCAACCCGGTGTTCGGCCCGATCGCCGAGCTCGACCTGAACGTCGCGCGCAAGGTCTTCGAGACCAACGTGATCTCCGCCCTCGGCTTCGCCCAGCAGACCTGGAAGGCCTGGCAGCGGGACAACGGCGGAGCGATCGTGAACATCGCCTCCATCGCCGGAGTCTCCGCCTCGCCGTTTATTGGCGCGTACGGCATGAGCAAGGCGGCCATGGTCAATCTGACCCTCCAACTGGCGCACGAGTTCGCGCCCGTGGTCCGGGTCAACGCGATCGCGCCGGCCGTGATCAAGACCAAGTTCGCGCAGGCGCTCTACGAGGGCCGCGAGGCGGAGGCCGCCGCGGCCTATCCGATGGGCCGGCTCGGTGTGCCCTCCGACATCGGCGGCGCGGCCGCGTTCCTCACCTCCGAGCAGTCCGAGTGGGTCACCGGACAGACGCTGGTCGTGGACGGCGGGCTGTTCCTGAACGTCGGAGTGCACTGA
- a CDS encoding ABC transporter substrate-binding protein — protein sequence MSLLGGCGLLSAGGSQAGQQITVGTTSEPSTLDPAASWDGSWELYRNVFQTLVSFPTGSSAPQPDAAQSCRFQDNSSRTFTCTLRKGLTFSDGTTLDANAVKYSIDRIVKINVKAGPKGLLTSLDRVTADNGLTVTFHLNKPDATFPFVLGAPAMSIVDPKTYPADKIRDDGGLTGSGPYTLQSYKAGDRAVLKKNAHYEGFAERQNDGVTIRYFHDSTDMVDALEHHQIDITYRGITADEVEDVRNQKAAGKPLQLIENTGTEIRFLVFNPKDPQAANPAVRKAVAQLVDRDALVARVYKGTAEPLYSMVPTGVTGHTTSFFDTYGSPSVPKARDILRKAGITGPVPLSLWYTTDRYGSSMAAEFKELKRQLDASGLFQVTLNNRPWKTYTEGFQAGDFPVFGRGWFPDFPDPDNFIAPFVGKENAVGTPYEPHEITTQLLPQSREVSDRGATSNLFERAQDDLVDDVRLLPLWQGKVYLAASDDVAGGERAIDQQTVMQMWELHRKTSW from the coding sequence ATGTCCCTGCTCGGTGGCTGCGGACTGCTCTCGGCGGGCGGTTCGCAGGCCGGGCAGCAGATCACGGTGGGGACGACGAGCGAGCCGAGCACCCTCGATCCGGCCGCGTCCTGGGACGGCTCGTGGGAGCTGTACCGCAACGTCTTCCAGACGCTGGTGAGCTTCCCGACCGGCAGCAGCGCCCCGCAGCCCGACGCCGCGCAGTCCTGCCGGTTCCAGGACAACTCCAGCCGGACCTTCACGTGCACGCTGCGCAAGGGGCTGACCTTCTCCGACGGAACGACACTCGACGCGAACGCGGTCAAGTACTCCATCGACCGCATCGTGAAGATCAATGTGAAGGCCGGTCCCAAGGGGCTGCTCACCAGCCTGGACCGGGTCACCGCGGACAACGGTCTGACCGTCACCTTCCACCTCAACAAACCCGACGCGACCTTCCCGTTCGTGCTCGGCGCCCCGGCCATGTCGATCGTGGACCCCAAGACGTATCCGGCCGACAAGATCCGCGACGACGGGGGGCTCACCGGCTCGGGCCCCTACACGCTGCAGTCGTACAAGGCCGGCGACCGCGCGGTGCTGAAGAAGAACGCCCATTACGAGGGCTTCGCGGAGCGCCAGAACGACGGCGTGACCATTCGCTACTTCCACGATTCCACCGACATGGTGGACGCCCTCGAACACCATCAGATCGACATCACCTACCGGGGCATAACCGCCGACGAGGTGGAGGACGTCCGCAACCAGAAGGCCGCGGGCAAGCCGCTCCAGCTGATCGAGAACACCGGCACCGAGATCCGCTTCCTGGTGTTCAATCCCAAGGACCCGCAGGCCGCCAACCCGGCGGTGCGCAAGGCCGTCGCCCAGCTCGTGGACCGCGACGCGCTGGTCGCCAGGGTCTACAAGGGCACGGCGGAGCCGCTGTACTCGATGGTCCCCACCGGCGTCACCGGACACACCACCAGCTTCTTCGACACCTACGGATCGCCCAGCGTCCCCAAGGCGAGGGACATCCTGCGCAAGGCCGGCATCACCGGGCCGGTGCCGCTCTCCCTCTGGTACACCACCGACCGCTACGGCTCGTCCATGGCGGCGGAGTTCAAGGAGCTCAAGCGGCAGCTGGATGCCTCGGGACTGTTCCAGGTGACGCTCAACAACCGCCCGTGGAAGACGTACACCGAGGGGTTCCAGGCCGGTGACTTCCCGGTCTTCGGCCGCGGCTGGTTCCCGGACTTCCCCGACCCCGACAACTTCATCGCGCCCTTCGTCGGCAAGGAGAACGCGGTCGGTACGCCCTACGAGCCGCACGAGATCACCACTCAGTTGCTCCCGCAGTCCCGCGAGGTCTCCGACCGGGGTGCCACCAGCAACTTGTTCGAGCGCGCCCAGGACGACCTGGTGGACGACGTGCGGCTGCTGCCGCTGTGGCAGGGCAAGGTCTACCTCGCGGCAAGTGACGACGTCGCGGGCGGCGAGCGCGCCATCGACCAGCAGACCGTCATGCAGATGTGGGAGCTGCACCGCAAGACCAGCTGGTAG
- the ung gene encoding uracil-DNA glycosylase: MTDIAMLPESWRGVLGEELQKPYFKELTDFVEAERAKGPVFPPREEVFAALDATPYDRVKVLVLGQDPYHGEGQGHGLCFSVRPGVRTPPSLRNIYKEMRDELGLDIPDNGYLMPWAEQGVLLLNAVLTVRSGEANSHKGKGWEKFTDAVIRAVASRPDPAVFVLWGNYAQKKLPLIDEERHVVVKGAHPSPLSAKKFFGSQPFTQINKAVAAQGHAPIDWRIPNLG; this comes from the coding sequence GTGACCGATATCGCCATGCTGCCCGAGTCCTGGCGCGGCGTCCTCGGCGAGGAGCTCCAGAAGCCGTACTTCAAGGAGCTCACCGACTTCGTCGAGGCGGAGCGGGCGAAGGGCCCCGTCTTTCCGCCCCGCGAGGAGGTCTTCGCGGCTCTGGACGCGACGCCGTACGACCGGGTGAAGGTCCTGGTGCTCGGCCAGGACCCCTACCACGGCGAAGGCCAGGGTCACGGCCTGTGCTTCTCGGTGCGGCCGGGGGTCAGGACGCCGCCTTCGCTGCGCAACATCTACAAGGAGATGAGGGACGAGCTCGGCCTGGACATCCCGGACAACGGGTATCTGATGCCGTGGGCCGAGCAGGGCGTCCTGCTGCTCAACGCGGTGCTCACGGTCCGCTCCGGCGAGGCCAACTCGCACAAGGGCAAGGGCTGGGAGAAGTTCACCGACGCGGTGATCCGCGCGGTGGCCTCGCGGCCCGACCCGGCGGTCTTCGTGCTCTGGGGCAACTACGCGCAGAAGAAGCTCCCGCTGATCGACGAGGAGCGCCACGTCGTGGTGAAGGGCGCGCACCCCTCGCCGCTGTCCGCGAAGAAGTTCTTCGGCTCGCAGCCCTTCACGCAGATCAACAAGGCCGTCGCGGCCCAGGGCCACGCCCCGATCGACTGGCGCATCCCGAACCTGGGCTGA
- a CDS encoding DinB family protein, translating into MTTPEAPSAAPAERSEPALDAGERAMLDGWLEYHRETLAWKCSGLTDEQLRSAAVPSSSLTLLGLLRHMAEVERWWFTTVFDGKPDVPVYATDEDADRDFHVEPEDTYAQALDTWRGELAAARAQAAPHELDELSTGTSRNGQHFSLRWIYTHMIEEYARHNGHADLIREAIDGSTGD; encoded by the coding sequence ATGACGACCCCCGAAGCACCCTCGGCCGCGCCGGCCGAGCGCAGCGAGCCCGCTCTCGACGCCGGCGAGCGGGCCATGCTCGACGGCTGGCTGGAGTACCACCGCGAGACACTGGCCTGGAAGTGTTCCGGGCTCACGGACGAACAGCTCAGGTCGGCCGCGGTGCCGTCCTCGTCGCTCACGCTGCTCGGACTGCTGCGGCACATGGCGGAGGTCGAACGATGGTGGTTCACCACGGTGTTCGACGGGAAGCCCGATGTTCCGGTGTACGCGACCGACGAGGACGCGGACCGCGACTTCCACGTCGAACCCGAGGACACGTACGCACAGGCGCTGGACACCTGGCGCGGCGAGCTCGCCGCCGCCCGCGCACAGGCCGCCCCGCACGAGCTCGACGAGCTGAGCACGGGCACCAGCCGCAACGGCCAACATTTCAGTCTGCGCTGGATCTACACCCACATGATCGAGGAGTACGCGCGCCACAACGGGCACGCCGACCTGATCCGCGAGGCGATCGACGGCTCGACCGGAGACTGA
- a CDS encoding TetR/AcrR family transcriptional regulator — protein MAARTPGTPRAHLIADTALTLLVERGMRGLTHRAVDERAGLPQGSTSNQARTRQALLEAAVARQAEREAKVLVPPELPVPGGDIEELAAALALALHRHLTDHRELLVSRYELALEATRRPELRAYYDAAARQFREPLVALMNAAGSRAPERHALSLISWSEGLMFSCVAGSYHDEVPAEAEIRRGFTELLRGMLTAEPLG, from the coding sequence ATGGCCGCACGCACTCCGGGCACCCCACGTGCCCACCTCATCGCCGACACCGCGCTGACCCTGCTCGTCGAGCGGGGCATGCGCGGGCTGACCCACCGGGCCGTGGACGAGCGCGCGGGGCTGCCGCAGGGCTCCACCTCCAATCAGGCGCGGACTCGCCAGGCACTGCTCGAAGCGGCCGTCGCACGGCAGGCCGAACGGGAGGCCAAGGTGCTCGTTCCGCCCGAGCTTCCGGTACCCGGCGGCGACATCGAGGAGCTGGCGGCGGCGCTGGCTCTCGCACTGCACCGCCATCTCACCGACCACCGCGAACTGCTGGTCTCGCGCTACGAGTTGGCCCTGGAGGCCACCCGGCGCCCCGAGCTGCGGGCGTACTACGACGCTGCGGCGCGGCAGTTCAGGGAGCCGTTGGTGGCGCTGATGAACGCGGCCGGCTCCCGCGCGCCCGAACGCCACGCTCTCTCCCTGATCTCCTGGAGCGAGGGGTTGATGTTCTCCTGCGTCGCGGGTTCGTACCACGACGAGGTGCCCGCCGAGGCGGAGATCCGCCGCGGCTTCACCGAGCTTCTGCGCGGCATGCTGACCGCCGAGCCCCTCGGATAA
- a CDS encoding FAD-dependent monooxygenase, translated as MSERSGNGASRAVVVGGGIGGLTAAAALIRRGWQVTVLERAAQLRPVGAGIGLAPNGQRALDVIGLGDEIRALAAWQGDGGLRTPGGRWLSRTDPQAAAEAFGGSVVLLHRATLIGILAAALPAGTLRTAAAAELVECGGADRPAVVRTAEGDIEAELVVAADGIHSTLRKALFPTHPGTEYCGFTTWRVVVPHPGRPFAPHETWGPGRIWGTQPLKDGRVYAYAAARTRPGGRAVNGELAELRRLFGTWHDPIPAVLDAARDTDVLRNDVHRIAGALPAYHRGRVALIGDAAHAMAPSLGQGGNQAIEDAVVLAHHADPAGELAAGLARYSAERLPRTMDVAGRAERTARLTMLINPVGIAVRNSLIRAASTLGPQLMLRTFADIALWQPPRRPYADQARKQDTARRQETP; from the coding sequence ATGAGCGAGCGAAGCGGGAACGGGGCATCCCGGGCGGTCGTCGTCGGCGGCGGCATCGGCGGACTCACCGCCGCCGCGGCCCTGATCCGGCGCGGCTGGCAGGTCACCGTCCTGGAGCGGGCCGCGCAACTGAGGCCGGTCGGCGCGGGCATCGGCCTCGCCCCCAACGGCCAGCGAGCGCTCGACGTCATCGGTCTGGGGGACGAGATCAGAGCGCTCGCCGCCTGGCAGGGCGACGGCGGCCTGCGCACCCCGGGCGGCCGCTGGCTCTCGCGCACCGACCCGCAGGCCGCGGCCGAGGCCTTCGGGGGCTCGGTCGTGCTGCTGCACCGGGCCACCCTGATCGGCATCCTGGCCGCCGCGCTCCCCGCGGGGACGCTGCGCACCGCAGCCGCCGCCGAACTGGTCGAGTGCGGCGGCGCCGACCGCCCCGCGGTGGTCCGCACGGCCGAGGGCGACATCGAGGCCGAGCTCGTCGTGGCCGCCGACGGCATCCACTCCACCCTGCGCAAGGCCCTCTTCCCCACTCACCCGGGCACCGAGTACTGCGGGTTCACCACCTGGCGCGTCGTGGTGCCCCACCCCGGCCGGCCGTTCGCGCCGCACGAAACCTGGGGGCCCGGCCGGATCTGGGGCACCCAACCCCTCAAGGACGGCCGCGTGTACGCGTACGCGGCGGCCAGGACCCGGCCCGGCGGCCGGGCCGTCAACGGTGAACTGGCCGAACTGCGCCGCCTGTTCGGCACCTGGCACGACCCGATCCCGGCGGTCCTCGACGCCGCCCGGGACACCGACGTGCTGCGCAACGACGTCCACCGCATCGCCGGGGCGCTACCCGCCTACCACCGTGGCCGGGTCGCGCTCATCGGCGACGCCGCCCACGCCATGGCGCCGTCGCTGGGACAGGGCGGCAACCAAGCCATCGAGGACGCGGTCGTCCTCGCCCACCACGCGGACCCGGCGGGGGAACTCGCTGCCGGGCTCGCCCGCTACAGCGCCGAGCGGCTGCCGCGCACCATGGACGTCGCCGGCCGGGCGGAGCGGACCGCACGGCTCACCATGCTGATCAACCCGGTCGGCATCGCCGTCCGCAACTCCCTGATCAGGGCGGCCTCCACGCTCGGCCCCCAACTGATGCTGCGCACCTTCGCGGACATCGCCCTCTGGCAGCCGCCCCGGCGCCCGTATGCTGACCAGGCAAGGAAGCAGGACACCGCGCGGCGACAGGAGACCCCGTGA
- a CDS encoding Gfo/Idh/MocA family protein: protein MKIGCIGLGDIAQKAYLPVLTTLPGTELHLQTRTPATLAAVADTHRIAAERCHADLDSLLAQGLDAAFVHAPTAVHPSIVTRLLEAGVPTYVDKPLAYELAESERLVALAEERGVSLAVGFNRRFAPGYAQCADHPRELILMQKNRVGLPEDPRTLVLDDFIHVVDTLRFLVPGPVEHTVVRARVRAGLMEHVVLQLSGDGFTAIGTMNRMNGSPEEILEVSGQDTKRQVLNLADVVDHKGQPSVRRRGDWVPVARQRGIEQSVLAFLDAVRAGKTLSAQDALATHELCERVVREAVEQAS, encoded by the coding sequence GTGAAGATCGGCTGCATCGGACTCGGGGACATCGCGCAGAAGGCGTATCTGCCCGTGCTGACCACATTGCCGGGCACGGAACTGCACCTGCAGACCCGCACCCCGGCCACCCTCGCGGCGGTGGCCGACACCCACCGCATCGCGGCCGAGCGGTGCCACGCCGACCTCGACTCACTGCTCGCGCAGGGCCTCGACGCGGCGTTCGTGCACGCCCCCACCGCGGTGCACCCCTCGATCGTGACCCGGCTGCTCGAAGCGGGCGTACCGACGTACGTGGACAAGCCCCTGGCGTACGAACTCGCCGAGTCCGAGCGGCTCGTGGCGCTCGCCGAGGAGCGCGGCGTCAGCCTCGCCGTCGGCTTCAACCGGCGCTTCGCGCCCGGTTACGCCCAGTGCGCCGACCACCCACGCGAACTCATCCTGATGCAGAAGAACCGCGTCGGCCTGCCCGAGGACCCGCGCACCCTGGTGCTCGACGACTTCATCCACGTCGTGGACACCTTGCGATTCCTGGTTCCCGGACCCGTCGAGCACACCGTCGTACGGGCTCGGGTCCGCGCGGGTCTCATGGAACACGTGGTGCTCCAGCTCTCCGGCGACGGCTTCACCGCGATCGGCACCATGAACCGGATGAACGGGTCCCCCGAGGAGATCCTGGAGGTCTCGGGCCAGGACACCAAGCGCCAGGTCCTCAACCTCGCCGACGTCGTGGACCACAAGGGCCAGCCCAGCGTGCGCCGCCGCGGCGACTGGGTCCCGGTCGCCCGCCAGCGCGGCATCGAGCAGTCCGTCCTCGCCTTCCTCGATGCCGTACGGGCCGGGAAGACGCTCAGCGCACAGGATGCGCTGGCGACCCATGAGCTGTGCGAGCGGGTGGTGCGGGAGGCCGTCGAGCAGGCCTCCTGA